In Sphingobacterium zeae, one genomic interval encodes:
- a CDS encoding DUF4783 domain-containing protein, whose translation MKLLSHCGFILITNLFLHNAAFGHFSMPVNPRMEENLPGADDSLERISEELKSYLKEGNAKNIAKYFASNITLSILGENGIYTKYQSEIMLGTFFNQHKPKTVKLTQSSNANNGYQYFTFSLATEQANYRVFVKIGAGSNNHSIEELRIDKN comes from the coding sequence ATGAAACTTTTAAGCCATTGCGGATTTATACTTATTACGAATCTTTTTTTACACAATGCTGCGTTTGGTCATTTTTCGATGCCTGTAAATCCACGGATGGAAGAAAACTTGCCCGGGGCTGATGATTCTTTGGAAAGAATTTCGGAAGAGCTAAAATCATATTTGAAAGAGGGTAATGCAAAAAACATAGCCAAGTATTTTGCCTCAAACATCACCTTGTCGATTTTAGGGGAAAATGGTATTTATACAAAGTACCAATCAGAAATCATGTTGGGGACATTTTTTAATCAGCATAAACCCAAGACAGTAAAACTGACGCAGTCGAGCAATGCCAACAATGGCTATCAATATTTTACCTTTTCTTTAGCCACAGAACAGGCCAACTATCGGGTCTTTGTAAAGATAGGAGCAGGGAGTAATAACCATTCCATCGAAGAGTTGAGGATCGACAAAAATTGA
- a CDS encoding TonB-dependent receptor, which yields MKRSLLFFALVMASYGAVQAQVTTSSVTGIVKEANGQFTSGATIKATHVPSGTVYSGSANAAGRFNLANMRVGGPYKIEVTYVGQQPIVYEDVYLQLGEPFVVNPVFGDSATNLEEVVVTRAGVLKGERNGASTIVGRRQIENLPTITRSVNDLTRLTPQANGTAIGGGNYRANNFSVDGANFNNQFGIGQNIPANGSPISIDAIEQISVNVTPFDVRQSGFTGASINAVTRSGRNDFFGSAFYSGRSDKQQGNRVNDVVFTPNDLSVKQYGVSLGGPIIKNKLFFFVNVEQLKQTEPGPTKVASVKESDYGTTSYFARPTVAFMDEVSNYLKNTYGYDPGAYQGYSSKSNNDKIFARIDWNIADNHKINFRYNQVKGKSPSNLSSSFSGSNIDTKVYPMNRTGNNALSFQNSNYFQETNLYSATAEYNGKVGNLNHSARLSYVNQDEPRSVSGDIFPLVDIRDGIAGTGGNILTSFGTDPFTYGNLRSVKTWTANYDANYTLNDHYFTGGLQFETSRTVNGFQRFGAGYYMYNSWQDFIGGKPAVNYALTYPLTADGSQAMPSFKFNQWSLYLQDQFTVNEKLKLTGGVRLELPTYPDVSEMKTHPLLQSLEFANGLHLNTGAMPKTRVMVSPRFGFNYDVNGDRSFIVRGGTGVFTGRIPFVWIVAQSGDSGMLQYTKTYAAGDANMPSFSPDIKANYPATPDAAGTSLPGNMSAMDVNLKFPSTWKSSVAVDYKLPWGVVGTVEAIYNKDINAVVAKNVNLVDPTAMNIAGYGDTRFIFPNANADKYLYTIDSKGQPVKGSSGQFIPTYMTNAKGGHYYSVTAQLQKSFDKGFSGMVAYTYSGAKNYGDGAGDQIQNLWSIPLQANGNSNNPELGYTTNIVPHRLMGSVTYTNNWIGKLNTSMTLFYSGSSMGRFSYYYGSDFNRDGQNNDLIYIPKDASELKFIDIAAGNSNYGKKAYTAQEQSDIFWSLVDGDKYLSEHKGKYVERNGAVAPWRHQFDFHLSQEVFRGIGGGNNSLEFFWDVMNIGNLFNSSWGTYKINNNILLTPKNIDKVEANGTTVPTFNLGYANGDVIKELNRPNESISSTYYMQFGVKFKFN from the coding sequence ATGAAAAGATCTTTACTCTTTTTCGCTCTTGTTATGGCTAGTTATGGTGCTGTACAAGCTCAGGTTACAACAAGTAGCGTTACAGGTATTGTAAAAGAGGCTAATGGACAGTTCACATCGGGAGCAACAATTAAAGCTACGCACGTGCCATCAGGAACTGTTTATTCTGGCTCGGCTAACGCTGCAGGTCGGTTCAACTTAGCTAATATGCGTGTTGGCGGACCGTACAAAATTGAAGTAACCTATGTAGGACAACAACCTATCGTGTATGAAGATGTTTATTTGCAATTAGGTGAACCATTCGTAGTAAATCCTGTTTTTGGCGATTCAGCGACTAATCTTGAAGAAGTAGTTGTTACAAGAGCTGGCGTCTTAAAAGGAGAGCGAAATGGAGCATCTACTATTGTTGGGCGTCGTCAGATCGAGAATTTGCCTACAATTACTAGAAGTGTAAATGATTTAACCCGTTTAACTCCTCAAGCTAACGGTACTGCTATTGGTGGGGGAAATTACCGTGCCAATAATTTCAGTGTTGACGGAGCGAATTTCAATAACCAATTTGGTATTGGCCAAAATATTCCAGCAAATGGGTCTCCAATTTCTATTGACGCGATAGAGCAGATATCGGTAAATGTAACTCCGTTTGATGTTCGTCAATCAGGTTTTACAGGAGCGTCTATTAATGCTGTAACACGTTCTGGTCGTAACGATTTCTTTGGCTCAGCTTTTTATAGTGGTCGTTCTGATAAACAACAAGGAAATCGTGTAAATGATGTGGTGTTTACACCTAATGATCTAAGTGTAAAACAGTATGGTGTAAGTTTAGGTGGTCCAATTATTAAAAACAAGTTATTCTTCTTTGTGAATGTTGAACAACTGAAGCAAACTGAACCAGGACCGACCAAAGTTGCTTCTGTAAAAGAATCTGACTATGGAACTACAAGTTATTTTGCAAGACCTACAGTTGCTTTTATGGATGAAGTGAGTAATTATTTGAAAAATACTTACGGTTATGATCCTGGTGCTTACCAAGGATATTCTTCGAAAAGTAATAATGATAAGATTTTTGCTCGTATCGATTGGAACATTGCTGATAATCACAAAATCAATTTTAGATACAACCAAGTTAAAGGGAAATCTCCTTCTAATTTGAGCTCATCGTTTAGTGGATCTAATATTGATACAAAGGTGTATCCAATGAATAGAACTGGAAATAATGCGTTAAGTTTTCAAAACTCGAATTATTTCCAAGAAACAAATTTATATTCTGCGACAGCTGAGTATAACGGAAAGGTTGGTAATTTGAATCACTCCGCCCGTCTATCTTATGTAAATCAAGATGAGCCGCGAAGTGTCTCTGGAGATATATTTCCTTTAGTTGACATACGTGATGGTATTGCTGGTACAGGTGGTAACATACTTACCTCTTTCGGAACAGATCCGTTTACGTACGGAAATCTTCGCTCGGTCAAAACTTGGACTGCAAATTATGACGCTAACTATACCTTGAACGATCATTATTTTACTGGAGGTCTTCAGTTTGAGACGTCTCGGACAGTAAATGGGTTTCAACGTTTTGGAGCTGGGTACTATATGTATAATTCTTGGCAAGACTTTATTGGGGGTAAACCTGCTGTAAACTATGCGTTGACTTATCCATTAACTGCAGATGGTTCGCAAGCTATGCCAAGCTTCAAGTTTAACCAGTGGTCACTTTATCTACAAGATCAGTTTACAGTAAATGAAAAACTGAAATTAACGGGGGGAGTGCGTTTAGAACTTCCAACGTATCCAGATGTTTCAGAAATGAAAACTCACCCACTGTTGCAGAGCCTAGAATTTGCTAACGGACTTCATCTAAATACAGGTGCGATGCCTAAAACAAGAGTAATGGTATCTCCGCGTTTTGGATTTAATTATGATGTTAATGGTGATCGTTCATTTATTGTTCGTGGAGGTACAGGGGTATTTACTGGTCGAATTCCTTTTGTTTGGATTGTTGCTCAATCAGGAGATTCCGGTATGCTTCAATATACAAAGACTTATGCTGCTGGCGATGCAAATATGCCATCATTTAGCCCAGATATTAAAGCAAACTACCCAGCCACGCCTGATGCAGCAGGAACTTCATTGCCCGGAAATATGTCAGCGATGGATGTTAACCTTAAATTTCCTTCAACTTGGAAATCAAGTGTAGCTGTTGATTACAAGTTACCTTGGGGAGTAGTGGGTACAGTAGAGGCTATCTATAATAAAGATATTAATGCTGTAGTTGCAAAAAATGTAAACTTGGTTGATCCAACGGCAATGAATATCGCTGGATATGGAGATACTAGATTTATCTTTCCGAATGCAAACGCAGATAAATACCTATATACAATTGACTCAAAAGGACAACCTGTTAAAGGATCTTCAGGACAGTTTATTCCAACGTACATGACCAATGCGAAAGGTGGACATTATTATTCGGTAACTGCTCAATTGCAAAAAAGCTTCGATAAAGGATTTTCCGGAATGGTTGCATACACTTATAGTGGTGCTAAAAATTACGGTGATGGAGCTGGAGATCAAATTCAAAACCTATGGTCTATTCCTCTTCAAGCAAATGGTAACTCCAATAATCCTGAACTGGGATATACTACCAATATTGTTCCTCATCGTTTAATGGGATCTGTGACTTACACCAACAATTGGATTGGTAAATTGAATACTTCGATGACATTATTCTATAGTGGAAGCTCAATGGGTAGATTCTCTTACTATTATGGTTCTGATTTTAATCGTGATGGTCAAAATAATGACTTAATCTATATCCCGAAAGATGCTTCAGAATTGAAATTTATTGATATAGCAGCTGGTAATAGTAACTATGGTAAAAAAGCATACACTGCGCAGGAGCAATCCGACATATTTTGGAGCTTAGTGGATGGCGATAAGTACCTTAGCGAGCACAAAGGAAAGTATGTTGAACGTAATGGCGCTGTTGCACCATGGAGACACCAGTTTGACTTCCATTTGTCACAAGAAGTATTTAGAGGAATTGGCGGCGGAAATAATTCGTTAGAATTCTTTTGGGATGTGATGAATATTGGTAACCTATTTAATTCTTCTTGGGGTACTTATAAAATTAATAACAATATTTTATTGACTCCAAAAAATATTGATAAAGTAGAAGCGAATGGTACTACAGTTCCAACATTTAACTTGGGCTATGCAAATGGCGATGTAATAAAAGAGTTGAATCGACCGAACGAATCGATATCTTCAACTTATTATATGCAGTTCGGTGTTAAATTTAAATTTAACTAA
- the nadC gene encoding carboxylating nicotinate-nucleotide diphosphorylase, translating to MEKEIKDYLAQFVKQAVAEDLGDGDHTSLSTIEAGAQGEAKLIVKDNGVLAGVEVAQAIIAYVDDSLVCEVFIQDGSRVKMGDIAFYVRGNIQSILLAERLVLNVMQRMSGIATTTRQYVDLLAGTDTKILDTRKTTPLLRVLEKEAVRIGGGTNHRFGLFDMILIKDNHVDYSGGIIPALARANAYRKSLNKPIEIEIEVRNFVELDEVLNFGEVDRIMLDNFSPQDVAKAVQIIDRRFKTEASGGITFDMIRSYAEAGVDYISVGALTHSVKSLDLSLKAKLI from the coding sequence ATGGAGAAGGAAATCAAGGACTATTTGGCCCAGTTTGTAAAACAAGCTGTCGCGGAGGATTTGGGCGATGGAGATCATACCTCATTATCGACAATTGAAGCCGGCGCGCAAGGTGAAGCAAAGTTGATTGTGAAGGATAATGGTGTACTGGCAGGTGTCGAAGTAGCGCAGGCAATTATCGCCTATGTGGACGACAGTTTAGTCTGTGAGGTATTTATCCAGGATGGAAGTCGGGTTAAAATGGGTGATATTGCTTTTTATGTCAGGGGAAATATCCAAAGTATTTTATTGGCCGAACGCTTGGTGCTGAATGTGATGCAGCGTATGAGTGGTATAGCCACAACAACCCGGCAGTATGTGGATCTGTTAGCAGGTACAGATACAAAAATTTTGGATACGCGAAAAACGACGCCCCTGTTACGGGTGCTAGAGAAAGAAGCCGTGCGCATTGGTGGAGGCACCAATCATCGTTTTGGTCTTTTTGATATGATTTTAATTAAGGATAATCATGTAGACTATAGCGGCGGGATTATACCTGCGCTAGCGCGTGCAAATGCCTATAGAAAGAGCCTAAATAAACCAATAGAAATAGAAATTGAAGTCCGAAATTTTGTGGAACTTGATGAAGTTCTTAACTTTGGCGAAGTGGATCGAATCATGTTAGATAATTTTTCACCGCAAGATGTTGCCAAAGCTGTTCAGATTATCGACCGTCGGTTCAAGACAGAGGCCTCTGGGGGAATAACTTTTGACATGATTAGGTCATATGCGGAGGCCGGGGTAGATTATATCTCAGTAGGTGCTTTGACACACAGTGTGAAGAGCCTTGATCTTAGTCTGAAGGCCAAATTAATATAA
- the plsY gene encoding glycerol-3-phosphate 1-O-acyltransferase PlsY, whose amino-acid sequence MISIYLVIAVLLAYLFGSIPTAVWLGQAFYGVDVREYGSGNAGATNTFRVLGPKAGSIVMFVDIFKGWTATNLAYLIELGQNTSDVQFVNFQLALGVIAVLGHLFPVFAGFRGGKGVATLCGMILAIHTPAALVCVSVFVVILLTTHYVSLGSISAGFAFPFSLAFIFKTTIPSVLLYGIAICILLLITHQKNIERLLKGHESKIYLFKKKAKEKE is encoded by the coding sequence ATGATATCGATTTATTTAGTAATTGCAGTATTACTAGCGTACTTGTTTGGGTCCATACCAACGGCTGTTTGGTTGGGACAGGCATTTTATGGGGTAGATGTTCGTGAGTATGGTAGTGGTAATGCTGGGGCGACTAATACCTTTCGTGTGTTGGGACCGAAAGCGGGATCGATTGTGATGTTTGTCGATATTTTTAAAGGCTGGACAGCAACCAATCTAGCTTATTTAATAGAACTGGGGCAAAATACGAGCGATGTTCAGTTTGTTAACTTTCAGTTGGCATTGGGCGTTATCGCGGTATTGGGACATTTATTTCCTGTATTTGCGGGATTCAGAGGAGGGAAGGGCGTAGCAACGCTCTGTGGTATGATTCTCGCGATCCATACGCCTGCAGCCTTGGTTTGTGTTTCTGTATTTGTTGTTATCCTGTTGACCACCCATTACGTTTCATTGGGGTCCATTTCGGCAGGATTTGCATTTCCATTCAGTTTGGCCTTTATATTCAAAACAACGATACCTTCCGTACTCCTGTATGGAATAGCGATTTGTATCCTCTTGTTGATTACCCACCAAAAGAATATAGAGCGTCTGTTAAAGGGGCATGAGTCCAAGATCTACCTTTTTAAGAAAAAAGCGAAGGAAAAAGAATAG
- a CDS encoding M48 family metallopeptidase: protein MVLACVTLASGLSGCATSAVTGKKYLKLVSADQVNEQAALAYKDFLSKNSSKVVTGTADATMVKRVGNRLATAVNQYLQSTGRANQFNFNWEFNLVRSDDVNAWCMPGGKVAVYTGILPVTRTEAGLATVMGHEIAHAIEEHSVAQASNQIALQLGGQILGSAAGVSGNSTLGVFNNLYGLGGNLAQLKFSRSDESDADAAGLIIMALAGYNPNEAVDFWKRMASGSQKGQPEFLSTHPSDERRIADIQKLIPNAMKYYKK, encoded by the coding sequence ATGGTATTAGCGTGTGTAACACTGGCATCGGGGTTGTCAGGTTGTGCAACTTCTGCTGTTACCGGGAAAAAATATTTGAAATTGGTCAGTGCTGATCAAGTGAACGAGCAAGCTGCATTGGCTTATAAAGATTTTTTATCGAAGAATAGTTCAAAAGTAGTCACTGGGACTGCCGATGCCACAATGGTTAAACGTGTGGGTAATAGACTGGCCACAGCGGTGAACCAATATTTGCAAAGCACCGGTCGTGCCAACCAATTTAACTTCAATTGGGAATTCAACTTAGTAAGGAGTGATGATGTGAACGCTTGGTGTATGCCTGGTGGTAAAGTGGCAGTTTATACCGGAATTTTGCCTGTTACACGTACCGAAGCAGGACTTGCCACGGTAATGGGGCATGAGATAGCCCATGCGATTGAGGAGCATTCCGTAGCGCAGGCTTCGAATCAGATTGCTTTGCAATTGGGCGGACAGATTTTAGGTTCCGCAGCCGGCGTATCTGGCAACAGTACTCTTGGAGTTTTCAATAATCTTTACGGTTTGGGAGGAAATTTGGCGCAGTTGAAATTCTCCAGAAGCGATGAATCCGATGCAGATGCTGCCGGATTGATCATCATGGCTTTGGCGGGATATAATCCAAATGAAGCGGTCGATTTTTGGAAACGTATGGCCTCGGGAAGTCAGAAAGGGCAGCCAGAGTTTTTGAGTACGCACCCTAGCGATGAACGACGTATTGCGGATATCCAAAAATTGATTCCGAATGCGATGAAGTATTATAAAAAATAA
- the gpmI gene encoding 2,3-bisphosphoglycerate-independent phosphoglycerate mutase: MNKKKVALMILDGLGYGKHDKSNAVEAANTPFLDHLLEAYPNSTLEASGEAVGLPAGQMGNSEVGHMNLGAGRIVYQELGRIHKAVNDGVFNSNPVIQDAFKYALANNKKVHFIGLLSDGGVHAHTKHLKGLCDAAKHAGLSSEQVFVHAFLDGRDTDPNSGINYVRDLQAYLTTTTGTFASAIGRYYAMDRDNRWERVKLAYDLLVKAEGEKSNDLVAAIQKSYDEGITDEFVKPIALVDANGAPVATIQEGDVVFCYNFRTDRGREITIALTQKAFPAYDLKPLDLYYVTMTSYDETFQNVRVVFQKDNLTNTLGEVLEANHKTQTRIAETEKYPHVTFFFSGGREQEFKGENRLLVPSPKVATYDLQPEMSAQGITAAIVNDMETLQPDFICLNFANPDMVGHTGVFDAVIKAVETVDQCTKTVVETGLKNGYSFIILADHGNSEFMVNEDGSPNTAHTTNLVPCILIDDQYKKIANGKLGDIAPTVLQILGVNIPAEMTGNVLVSE, translated from the coding sequence ATGAATAAGAAAAAAGTTGCACTCATGATCCTAGACGGACTAGGATATGGAAAACATGATAAATCAAATGCAGTTGAAGCTGCAAACACCCCATTTTTAGACCATTTATTAGAAGCATATCCAAACTCAACTTTAGAAGCTTCGGGCGAAGCTGTTGGCTTGCCTGCCGGCCAAATGGGTAACTCTGAGGTAGGGCACATGAATCTTGGTGCCGGAAGAATTGTCTACCAAGAATTGGGACGTATTCACAAAGCGGTCAATGACGGCGTATTCAATTCGAACCCAGTGATTCAAGACGCATTTAAATATGCTTTAGCAAATAACAAAAAGGTACATTTTATCGGTTTGCTTTCCGATGGTGGCGTACACGCGCACACCAAGCACTTAAAGGGTTTATGTGATGCCGCAAAACATGCTGGACTGAGCAGTGAACAAGTATTTGTACATGCTTTCTTGGATGGCCGTGATACGGATCCAAACTCGGGCATTAATTACGTGAGAGACTTACAGGCGTATTTGACAACAACAACAGGTACCTTCGCATCGGCAATCGGTCGGTACTATGCGATGGATCGCGACAACAGATGGGAACGGGTAAAATTAGCATACGATCTTTTAGTAAAAGCGGAAGGTGAAAAATCCAATGACCTGGTGGCCGCTATCCAAAAATCATACGATGAAGGGATAACGGATGAGTTTGTGAAACCAATTGCCTTGGTAGACGCCAACGGAGCGCCTGTGGCTACAATACAAGAAGGCGATGTGGTATTCTGCTATAATTTCAGAACGGATCGTGGCCGCGAGATTACAATTGCGCTAACTCAAAAAGCATTCCCAGCATATGATCTGAAACCGTTGGATCTATATTATGTGACCATGACGTCTTATGATGAAACGTTCCAGAATGTGAGAGTGGTCTTTCAAAAAGATAACTTAACCAACACGTTGGGTGAAGTATTGGAGGCTAACCATAAAACACAAACGCGTATCGCCGAAACAGAAAAATATCCACACGTCACATTTTTCTTCTCAGGAGGCCGTGAACAAGAATTTAAAGGTGAAAACCGTTTGTTGGTTCCATCCCCCAAAGTGGCAACTTACGATCTTCAACCCGAGATGTCAGCTCAAGGAATTACAGCGGCTATCGTTAACGATATGGAAACACTTCAGCCTGATTTTATCTGTCTGAACTTTGCAAATCCAGATATGGTAGGTCATACAGGAGTTTTTGATGCTGTCATTAAAGCCGTAGAAACTGTGGATCAATGTACCAAAACGGTCGTAGAGACTGGTCTTAAAAATGGTTACTCCTTTATAATTTTGGCCGATCATGGCAATTCGGAATTTATGGTCAATGAAGATGGATCGCCAAACACCGCGCACACAACAAATTTGGTTCCCTGTATCTTGATTGACGATCAGTACAAAAAAATAGCCAACGGTAAATTAGGTGATATTGCCCCAACCGTCTTACAAATTTTGGGCGTCAATATCCCCGCTGAAATGACAGGAAATGTATTGGTATCAGAATAG
- a CDS encoding TonB-dependent receptor, translating into MKLKIIGCIFMLVSYFSILPALASTISGKVTDAKTNLPIAGATISLQQLRSSTASDQQGHYSFKSLPSNGRYLVEVRFLGYQSVVKAVDLTSENLSLDFSLTESIIETNEVVVTGTLVTSQSRRNSTSVAVISKDELQGNGTNLIDALARQVPGLSQITTGQGISKPVIRGLGYNRVVTVSDGVKQMGQQWGDEHGIEIDQNQPDRVEVLRGAASLMYGSDAIGGVINVLEPNVPTEGHIKGELLTSYATNNGMTNSSVMLTGNENGFVWRGRGSYQNAYSYNTPAGRYGNSGFNNSNLSGMLGLNKQWGYSHLNFSYLKNNIGFYDAEPGDPLYTNAKSRTLDFPKQDIRHYKLALNNSFVIGSGNLKLDLGYQKNQRRELEEATPSLFFDLNTYSLDAKYSLSERNGWQHVFGISASQEHSVNKGSEFLIPAYDQLELGAFGYAKKSWGENTFNVGLRYDYVNNKGKQLFVEDEEQFPGFKNSFSNVSGALGYTHIFNEDLNFKANAGSAFRAPNPAELGSNGVHEGTSRYEVGNENLKPERSYQADATLEFGHSIVTGSIGIYENYIHNFIYASATKGDTKTVVGEDGDSHTYDVYRYGQVNANLYGVEGSLNFHLLNWIHLDNTFSYTHAQNKTFDRPLALIPAGVVHNTLRLEPKISGLNAFYLSVGLDNYFKQSRIDETFETPADGYTLLNAGIGTTLHFGQQQLKIFAAASNLTNKRYYDALSRLRPGRLSQEDPNFGVYNMGRNITFGVYLPLNIK; encoded by the coding sequence ATGAAACTTAAAATTATAGGCTGCATTTTTATGCTTGTCTCCTATTTCTCCATACTTCCGGCGCTTGCCTCAACAATTAGCGGTAAAGTAACGGATGCCAAAACCAACCTGCCAATTGCTGGTGCTACCATATCACTGCAACAGCTTCGTTCGAGCACGGCATCAGACCAACAAGGTCATTATAGCTTTAAATCTCTTCCTTCAAATGGACGCTACTTGGTTGAGGTCCGTTTTTTGGGTTATCAGTCCGTTGTCAAGGCCGTTGATTTAACGTCGGAAAATCTTTCCCTTGATTTTTCCTTGACAGAAAGCATTATTGAAACGAATGAAGTAGTCGTTACAGGCACACTCGTCACTTCTCAGAGCCGTCGCAACAGCACCTCAGTAGCTGTTATTTCCAAAGATGAGTTGCAGGGAAATGGAACAAATCTTATTGATGCGCTTGCGCGACAAGTTCCCGGACTAAGTCAGATCACCACTGGACAAGGAATTTCAAAGCCTGTTATACGGGGTCTGGGCTATAATAGGGTGGTCACGGTAAGCGATGGGGTAAAACAGATGGGACAACAATGGGGCGACGAACACGGCATTGAAATCGACCAAAATCAACCCGACCGTGTCGAGGTTTTACGTGGTGCGGCTTCATTGATGTACGGATCTGATGCCATCGGTGGTGTGATCAATGTACTGGAGCCCAATGTTCCTACCGAGGGACATATTAAAGGCGAATTACTGACAAGCTATGCGACCAACAATGGAATGACCAATAGTTCTGTTATGCTAACAGGTAATGAAAATGGCTTCGTATGGCGTGGTCGTGGATCGTATCAGAATGCGTATTCTTATAATACCCCTGCAGGAAGATACGGCAATAGCGGCTTTAACAACAGCAATTTAAGCGGTATGCTCGGGCTAAACAAGCAATGGGGCTATTCGCACCTTAATTTTTCTTACCTAAAAAATAACATCGGTTTTTACGATGCCGAACCGGGCGACCCGCTTTACACAAACGCTAAAAGCCGTACATTGGATTTCCCCAAACAGGACATCCGTCACTATAAATTGGCCCTCAACAACAGCTTTGTTATCGGGTCGGGCAATTTAAAACTTGACTTGGGCTACCAAAAGAATCAACGTCGAGAATTGGAAGAAGCTACCCCATCCCTGTTCTTTGACCTAAATACCTATTCCCTCGATGCCAAGTATTCTTTAAGTGAAAGAAACGGCTGGCAACACGTATTTGGTATTAGCGCAAGTCAGGAACACAGTGTAAATAAAGGGAGCGAGTTCTTAATCCCAGCCTATGACCAGCTGGAATTGGGAGCTTTTGGTTATGCAAAGAAAAGCTGGGGTGAAAACACGTTTAATGTCGGTTTACGCTATGACTATGTCAACAACAAAGGCAAACAGCTGTTTGTTGAAGATGAAGAGCAATTTCCTGGTTTTAAAAATAGCTTCAGTAACGTCAGTGGTGCTCTTGGTTATACGCATATTTTCAATGAGGATCTCAACTTTAAAGCAAATGCGGGCTCAGCATTTAGAGCGCCCAACCCCGCAGAACTCGGCTCCAATGGTGTTCATGAGGGTACTTCGCGGTATGAGGTCGGTAATGAGAACCTGAAACCCGAAAGAAGCTATCAAGCGGATGCAACACTCGAGTTTGGCCATAGCATCGTTACCGGAAGTATCGGAATCTACGAAAACTATATTCACAACTTTATTTATGCCTCGGCAACAAAAGGGGATACAAAAACTGTGGTTGGTGAAGATGGCGATTCACATACTTATGACGTATACCGCTATGGACAGGTCAACGCCAATCTATATGGTGTTGAAGGAAGCTTGAATTTTCATTTGTTGAACTGGATTCACCTGGACAACACGTTTAGTTATACGCATGCACAGAATAAAACCTTTGACAGACCATTGGCATTGATCCCGGCCGGCGTAGTGCACAATACCCTGCGCCTCGAGCCTAAAATAAGCGGATTGAATGCCTTTTACTTATCAGTGGGGTTAGACAATTATTTTAAACAGAGCCGCATTGACGAAACCTTCGAAACTCCAGCAGACGGATACACATTGTTGAATGCCGGAATCGGTACGACATTACATTTCGGGCAGCAGCAACTGAAAATATTTGCGGCAGCGTCCAATCTGACCAACAAGCGTTATTACGATGCGTTAAGCCGATTGCGCCCGGGTCGGCTATCGCAAGAAGATCCAAATTTTGGCGTTTACAATATGGGCAGAAACATCACATTCGGTGTCTATCTACCGCTTAACATCAAATAA